One genomic window of Candidatus Nitrospira inopinata includes the following:
- the rmuC gene encoding DNA recombination protein RmuC — MMESAAWAFAGLMIGFSLAWLMATTRAQSERARRIEDVERRAALAEANAAAAEATTAELRRQIEEARTTTDAELHELRTTLSEEHAARVKAETERQELSQRLEDEKRLLREAQEKLTDTFRALATTALEGSQTTFLALARETFDKVLTEAKGELGKKEEAIRGLVLPLADSLKSFDDHVRRLETTRQQAYTSLESHLTLLAGAQERLQRETANLVTALRTPHVRGRWGELTLRRVVELAGMSEHCDFTEQLSVTTDQGRVRPDLVVHLPVGRAIVVDAKVPLDAYLDAVSSDSEQRRTDSLARHADQMRAHMLALSAKTYWDQFERTPEFVIMFIPGESFFAAAADADHRLIEDGMKKRVVLATPTTLIALLHAVAYGWKQERLAENAQAVSDLGKQLYERMRTLAGYITDIGNGLDKATHAYNSAVGSLESRILPAARRFRELGAASGDEIPPINPLDTHARHVTAPDLAKEDRP, encoded by the coding sequence ATGATGGAATCAGCCGCATGGGCGTTCGCCGGGCTCATGATCGGTTTCTCCCTTGCCTGGTTGATGGCGACCACGCGCGCTCAATCCGAACGTGCGCGCAGGATCGAGGATGTCGAGCGGAGGGCCGCTCTCGCCGAAGCGAACGCGGCAGCGGCTGAAGCCACGACGGCGGAGCTGCGCAGGCAGATTGAAGAAGCCAGAACAACCACCGACGCCGAGTTGCACGAGCTGAGAACGACGCTTTCCGAGGAACATGCGGCCAGAGTGAAGGCGGAAACCGAGAGACAAGAACTGTCGCAACGGTTGGAGGACGAGAAACGCCTTTTGCGGGAAGCACAAGAGAAACTGACGGACACCTTCAGAGCCTTGGCGACCACGGCTCTGGAAGGAAGTCAGACGACGTTCCTGGCTCTCGCCAGAGAGACCTTCGACAAGGTCTTGACGGAAGCCAAAGGAGAGTTGGGCAAGAAAGAGGAAGCGATTCGCGGGTTGGTCTTACCTTTGGCCGACTCTCTCAAATCGTTCGACGACCATGTGCGTCGGCTCGAAACGACGCGCCAGCAGGCCTATACCAGCCTCGAATCGCATCTCACGTTGTTGGCGGGAGCCCAGGAACGGCTTCAGCGGGAAACCGCCAACCTGGTGACGGCGCTTAGAACACCGCACGTTCGCGGCAGATGGGGCGAACTGACGTTGCGGCGCGTGGTTGAACTGGCCGGCATGTCCGAGCACTGCGATTTCACGGAGCAGTTGAGCGTCACGACCGATCAGGGCCGTGTCCGCCCCGACCTTGTCGTTCATCTTCCGGTCGGACGAGCGATCGTGGTCGATGCCAAGGTGCCTCTTGACGCCTACCTCGACGCCGTTTCCTCCGACTCCGAACAACGTCGAACGGACTCGCTGGCGCGTCACGCGGATCAGATGCGAGCCCATATGCTGGCCTTATCGGCGAAAACCTATTGGGATCAGTTTGAACGGACGCCGGAGTTCGTGATCATGTTCATTCCCGGCGAGTCATTTTTTGCGGCCGCGGCGGACGCCGATCATCGCCTCATCGAAGACGGGATGAAAAAACGAGTCGTGCTGGCGACCCCCACCACGTTGATCGCGCTGCTTCACGCGGTGGCTTACGGATGGAAACAAGAGCGCCTGGCCGAGAACGCGCAGGCCGTCAGCGACTTGGGCAAGCAACTGTATGAACGAATGAGAACGCTCGCCGGCTATATTACGGACATCGGCAATGGCCTGGATAAAGCCACCCATGCCTACAACAGCGCCGTCGGCTCCTTGGAAAGCCGGATTCTCCCGGCTGCCAGGCGATTCAGAGAACTGGGCGCGGCATCCGGTGATGAGATCCCACCGATAAATCCCCTCGACACTCACGCGCGCCACGTGACGGCTCCCGACCTTGCAAAAGAAGATCGGCCGTAG
- the rplT gene encoding 50S ribosomal protein L20, with the protein MPRAKGGPKTRHRRKKRLKLAKGQYGGRSRLFRSATESVDKGLTYAYVGRKDRKGDFRRLWIARISAAVRNHGMTYSRFINALKKANVLLDRKVLSDMAIKDAAGFEQLIGLAKQHMAPAAV; encoded by the coding sequence ATGCCTCGCGCAAAAGGCGGACCCAAAACTCGGCATCGGAGAAAGAAGCGGCTGAAGTTGGCAAAAGGGCAATACGGCGGAAGGAGTCGGCTCTTCCGCTCGGCGACCGAAAGCGTCGACAAAGGGCTGACGTACGCGTATGTCGGCCGAAAAGACAGAAAAGGCGACTTTCGCCGCCTCTGGATCGCGCGCATCAGCGCCGCGGTGCGCAATCATGGGATGACCTATAGCCGGTTCATCAACGCCCTCAAAAAGGCGAACGTGCTGTTGGATCGCAAAGTCTTGTCCGACATGGCCATCAAAGACGCAGCCGGATTCGAGCAATTGATCGGCCTCGCCAAACAGCACATGGCCCCCGCTGCGGTTTAG
- the rpmI gene encoding 50S ribosomal protein L35, translated as MKMKTHKGASKRFAKTGSGKIVRRKAGKRHLLSHKKRDRKRRLSGAAVVVGRATAVLNQLLSK; from the coding sequence ATGAAAATGAAGACGCACAAGGGCGCCAGCAAACGATTTGCCAAAACCGGCAGCGGAAAGATCGTCCGTCGCAAGGCCGGCAAACGTCATTTGTTATCTCATAAAAAACGTGATCGGAAGCGCCGATTGAGCGGCGCGGCGGTCGTCGTCGGTAGAGCAACCGCGGTCTTGAATCAACTTCTCTCAAAATAG
- the infC gene encoding translation initiation factor IF-3 produces MNREIRVREVRVIGPGGEQLGILPTPDALRQAQESGYDLVEVAPTSIPPVCRIMDYGKYKYELNKKEHQSRRHQKSTQVKEIKLRPRTDKHDLEIKVRQMRAFLEDGNKTKVTLTYRGREMANQEMGRAVMNSVIEQLAPYGTIEHAPHMEGRNLIMIVAPKS; encoded by the coding sequence GTGAATCGTGAGATCCGCGTCCGAGAGGTGCGGGTGATCGGGCCCGGCGGCGAGCAACTGGGCATTCTCCCGACCCCCGACGCGCTCCGTCAGGCTCAAGAAAGCGGTTACGATCTCGTTGAGGTCGCTCCCACGTCGATACCGCCGGTCTGTCGGATTATGGACTACGGCAAATACAAATACGAACTCAACAAGAAAGAGCACCAGAGCCGGCGCCATCAAAAGTCCACGCAAGTCAAAGAAATCAAGCTCCGGCCTCGCACGGACAAACATGACTTGGAGATCAAGGTTCGACAGATGAGAGCGTTCCTGGAAGACGGCAATAAAACCAAAGTCACCTTGACCTATCGCGGGCGTGAAATGGCCAACCAGGAAATGGGTCGCGCGGTCATGAATTCGGTGATCGAACAGTTGGCTCCATACGGCACCATCGAACATGCTCCCCACATGGAGGGACGCAACCTAATCATGATCGTGGCTCCCAAAAGTTAA
- the thrS gene encoding threonine--tRNA ligase, with amino-acid sequence MKVTVKDGPSGDVRTGQTVGAALSALGVSVGIDIVAARVNGSVVDLSTPLREDAVIEPLRFDSPEGRDVYRHSSTHIMAQAVKELFPTAQLTIGPALEDGFYYDFAYERPFTPDDLEKIEERAREILKRNLTITRKELSKQEAIEFFQVRGERYKVELIENFPEGELVSIYAQGDFVDLCRGPHVPSTGHIGALKLLSTAGAYWRGDERNPMLQRIYGTSFPTKEELEAHLARLEEIKRRDHRKVGKDLDLISVQDEIGPGLVLWHPKGAMIRLLIENFWREQHIKDGYELVYSPHVARLDLWKTSGHVDFYRENMFAAMKVEGSDYQLKPMNCPYHIMIYKSHLRSYRDLPIRYGELGTVYRYERTGVLHGLLRVRGFTQDDAHIFCRPDQMETEVSRVLDFTFLMLRTFGFAEFEVFLSTRPKESVGSDEHWTQATGALEAAIKNRHITYRVDQGGGAFYGPKIDIKIKDALGRSWQCSTIQVDFNNPERFKLSYIGEDGKAHQPIMIHRALLGSIERFFGILIEHYGGAFPTWLAPVQATVMNITDHQRDYVAAVAAELKAAGFRAEADLRNEKIGFKIREAEKAKVPFMLVAGDREVQGKTVSVRGRSGANLGNMTVSGVIDLLRAETARARPNVQPVQGGGISFPNCA; translated from the coding sequence ATGAAAGTCACAGTCAAAGACGGCCCTAGCGGCGACGTGCGGACCGGCCAAACGGTCGGAGCCGCTTTGTCCGCCCTGGGAGTTTCGGTCGGCATCGATATCGTAGCGGCACGGGTCAACGGGTCGGTCGTCGATCTTTCGACGCCGTTGCGCGAGGACGCCGTCATAGAGCCGCTTCGGTTCGATAGCCCGGAAGGCCGTGACGTGTACAGGCACAGCAGCACGCACATCATGGCCCAGGCCGTCAAAGAGCTGTTCCCGACGGCCCAATTGACGATCGGACCGGCGCTGGAAGACGGCTTTTATTATGACTTCGCCTATGAGCGGCCGTTCACCCCGGACGACCTTGAGAAAATCGAGGAACGGGCCCGCGAGATTCTCAAACGAAATTTGACGATCACCAGAAAAGAGCTGTCCAAACAAGAGGCGATCGAGTTTTTCCAGGTGCGCGGCGAACGGTACAAGGTCGAGCTGATCGAAAACTTTCCCGAAGGGGAGCTGGTTTCCATCTATGCCCAAGGGGATTTCGTCGATTTATGCCGCGGCCCGCATGTGCCTTCGACGGGACACATCGGCGCCTTGAAACTCCTGTCGACTGCGGGAGCCTATTGGCGCGGCGATGAGCGGAATCCCATGCTCCAGCGGATCTATGGCACCTCCTTCCCGACGAAAGAAGAGCTGGAAGCCCATTTGGCCCGTTTGGAGGAGATCAAACGACGGGATCATCGGAAGGTGGGGAAAGACTTGGATTTGATTTCCGTCCAAGATGAAATCGGCCCCGGCCTGGTGCTGTGGCACCCCAAAGGCGCGATGATCCGGCTGTTGATCGAAAATTTCTGGCGCGAGCAGCATATCAAGGACGGCTACGAGTTGGTGTATTCTCCCCATGTCGCCCGCCTCGATTTGTGGAAAACCAGCGGTCACGTCGATTTCTACCGCGAGAATATGTTCGCCGCGATGAAGGTGGAGGGCAGCGACTATCAACTCAAACCGATGAACTGCCCCTACCACATCATGATTTACAAGTCGCATCTCCGCAGCTATCGGGATCTTCCCATCCGATACGGCGAACTGGGGACGGTCTATCGTTATGAACGGACCGGCGTGCTGCACGGGCTGTTGCGCGTGCGCGGGTTTACGCAGGACGACGCCCACATATTCTGCCGGCCCGATCAGATGGAAACGGAAGTCAGCCGGGTCCTTGACTTTACCTTTCTCATGCTGCGGACGTTCGGATTCGCCGAGTTCGAGGTCTTTCTCTCGACCAGACCGAAAGAGTCGGTCGGGTCCGACGAACATTGGACGCAAGCGACCGGAGCTTTGGAGGCGGCGATCAAAAATCGACACATCACCTACCGCGTGGACCAGGGAGGAGGCGCCTTCTACGGCCCGAAGATCGACATTAAGATCAAAGACGCGCTAGGTCGCTCGTGGCAGTGCTCCACCATCCAAGTCGATTTCAACAACCCCGAACGGTTCAAGTTGAGCTACATCGGCGAAGACGGCAAGGCTCATCAGCCCATCATGATCCACCGCGCCTTACTGGGATCGATCGAACGGTTCTTCGGAATCTTGATCGAACATTACGGAGGAGCCTTTCCCACGTGGCTCGCGCCGGTGCAGGCGACGGTGATGAATATCACCGATCACCAACGGGATTACGTTGCCGCCGTCGCCGCAGAGCTGAAAGCCGCCGGCTTCCGCGCCGAAGCGGACCTGCGCAATGAAAAAATCGGGTTCAAAATTCGCGAAGCGGAGAAGGCGAAAGTTCCGTTCATGCTGGTGGCGGGCGACCGCGAAGTCCAAGGGAAAACCGTCTCGGTGAGGGGGCGAAGCGGCGCGAACCTGGGGAATATGACGGTTTCCGGAGTGATCGACCTCCTCCGCGCTGAAACCGCGCGAGCCCGGCCGAACGTCCAACCCGTACAAGGAGGTGGCATATCGTTCCCAAACTGCGCGTGA
- a CDS encoding helix-turn-helix domain-containing protein encodes MAVPPPVLTILALTADGEIQAHLKHALRDASITVVRDAAAFQREASKHSFDAVVIESRGGLERSLALPVSVDPSRTLVIAGSRAVLKKAAKTFQLLDRHHAHSSGSHSGKHRDDSLQGYLETKMGDFVRSMRNGSAKNLYPVLISAIERPLIASALQETQGNQIQAAELLGLNRNTLRKKILDLHIPLKHTRRKTRQTR; translated from the coding sequence ATGGCTGTGCCCCCACCGGTGCTGACGATCCTTGCGTTGACCGCGGACGGCGAGATACAAGCGCATCTGAAGCATGCGCTGCGCGACGCATCGATCACCGTCGTGCGCGATGCCGCCGCTTTTCAAAGAGAGGCGTCCAAACACTCTTTCGACGCGGTCGTCATCGAATCTCGCGGAGGGCTCGAACGGTCTCTGGCATTGCCGGTTTCCGTCGATCCTTCTCGGACCTTGGTCATTGCCGGCTCCCGCGCGGTGCTCAAAAAAGCCGCAAAAACCTTCCAGCTCCTCGATCGCCACCACGCGCATTCATCCGGCTCGCATTCCGGAAAGCATCGCGATGACTCCTTGCAAGGCTACCTCGAAACAAAGATGGGCGACTTCGTCAGAAGCATGAGAAACGGCTCCGCAAAAAACCTCTATCCGGTCTTGATTTCGGCGATCGAACGCCCCTTGATCGCCTCGGCCTTGCAAGAGACCCAAGGCAATCAGATTCAAGCCGCCGAACTGTTGGGGTTGAACAGGAATACCTTGCGGAAAAAGATTCTCGACTTACACATCCCGTTGAAGCACACGCGAAGAAAAACTCGACAGACTCGATAG
- a CDS encoding RrF2 family transcriptional regulator has product MKVSRRALYGIMAAIDLAIHGKEVPVQARSIARRQAIPIKFLEQVLLALKKGGLVHSLRGAHGGYRLVKEPSALSVADILEVLDGPVFHSGASNGFPAKGHQSKQELLLGHIWKQVAQAEHDVLQRIRIDQLAERQRAIEGRYTPMYHI; this is encoded by the coding sequence ATGAAAGTATCCCGGCGGGCCCTGTACGGCATCATGGCTGCCATTGATCTTGCGATCCATGGGAAAGAAGTTCCAGTGCAAGCTCGATCGATTGCGAGACGCCAGGCGATCCCGATTAAATTTTTGGAGCAAGTCCTCCTCGCCCTGAAGAAAGGAGGATTGGTCCACAGTTTACGAGGGGCGCACGGTGGATACAGACTCGTTAAAGAACCATCCGCTTTGTCGGTCGCCGATATTCTCGAAGTGCTCGACGGCCCGGTTTTCCACTCTGGCGCCTCGAACGGCTTTCCCGCCAAAGGGCATCAGTCCAAGCAGGAGCTCCTTCTTGGCCATATCTGGAAGCAGGTCGCCCAGGCCGAGCACGATGTTCTTCAGCGGATCAGGATCGACCAGTTGGCCGAACGGCAACGGGCGATCGAGGGGCGATATACCCCCATGTATCACATTTAA
- a CDS encoding sulfurtransferase TusA family protein, which translates to MTPQQLKTVEVVTTPIPPAIAEEIETFEAEALRCLAGDLSSDLFKPFRLQFGIYGQRQSGVQMVRVKIPFGGISANQLRRLAELVDRYATGVGHVTTRQDIQMHFVELKDVPTIMRGLAEVGLTTREACSNTVRNVTACHLAGVCRSEVFDVTPYAKTVAYHLLRNPLNQSLPRKFKIAFSGCAHDCAVTPIHDIGLMAVKREDGAVGFRMVAGGGLGPLPRMAKVLREFTPMDELIPSIEAVIKVFDALGNRKNRHKARMKFVIDKLGFEEFKRRWEAAYAALGYNLPADRPIRLLHHDDRPVPLIMPTRSGSASNGTPANGHREDDHETSFQTWKRTNVIPQKQEGYVTVVIKLFMGDITADQMRWVADLAERYSNGNLRTTIHQNLVIRWIPEDRIEALYQDLALQGLADPGAEHVEDIIACPGTDTCGLGITSSKGMARGLAEIFPAGRVPDDLAGVTVKISGCHNSCAQHHIATIGLHGVGKRIGDHTLPMYELHLGGKVNGTAKIGQMTVKLPAKAVPAAVTHLIDVYRRDRKPGETMPAFIDRVGKNDLKDELIPYTIVPSYEEDSTFYYDWEGDDPFVLEDHGPGECAGGALEMIENGILEADQELYLARLHVEKHQYAVAVNKAYRAVLAAAKALLVTEGLDPSTDSETLGEFDARIAQKGVVPAQYRDLGGQVGDLGSKESGEPFAREKIAFAKGFVDACRAATERMGKDLKLAPTAETATATSTAEPQRKPEPKSELVSPPSAPADVPVYDLRGVACPMNYVKTKLKLEMMEAGERLEVWLDAGEPIKNVPMSLKNDGHKVLWEEALEPEATHYRLLVEKVGD; encoded by the coding sequence ATGACTCCCCAACAACTGAAAACGGTCGAGGTCGTGACGACTCCCATTCCGCCCGCCATTGCCGAAGAAATTGAAACGTTCGAGGCCGAGGCCCTTCGGTGTCTGGCCGGCGACCTTTCTTCGGATCTTTTTAAGCCGTTCCGCCTCCAGTTCGGCATTTATGGGCAGCGGCAATCCGGGGTCCAGATGGTGCGGGTCAAAATCCCCTTTGGAGGCATTTCGGCCAATCAGCTTCGCCGCCTCGCCGAGTTGGTCGATCGGTATGCCACCGGCGTCGGTCACGTGACGACGCGGCAGGATATCCAGATGCATTTCGTCGAGCTCAAAGACGTGCCGACGATCATGCGCGGGCTGGCGGAAGTCGGCCTGACGACCAGAGAGGCCTGTTCCAATACGGTCCGGAACGTGACCGCCTGCCACTTGGCCGGCGTCTGTCGGAGCGAGGTGTTTGACGTGACGCCGTATGCCAAAACAGTGGCGTATCATCTCCTTCGCAATCCGCTCAACCAGAGCTTGCCCCGCAAGTTCAAGATCGCCTTTTCCGGATGCGCGCACGATTGCGCCGTGACTCCCATTCACGACATCGGGCTCATGGCCGTCAAACGGGAGGACGGGGCCGTCGGTTTTCGGATGGTGGCCGGCGGAGGGTTGGGGCCGCTGCCTCGGATGGCCAAGGTGCTGCGAGAGTTTACGCCGATGGACGAACTGATCCCCAGCATCGAAGCGGTGATCAAAGTCTTCGATGCCTTGGGGAATCGAAAAAACCGCCACAAGGCCCGCATGAAGTTCGTCATCGACAAGTTGGGGTTTGAAGAATTCAAGCGACGGTGGGAAGCGGCGTATGCGGCCTTGGGGTACAACCTGCCTGCGGATCGGCCGATCCGACTGCTCCATCATGACGATCGACCGGTTCCACTGATCATGCCGACCAGGAGCGGATCGGCTTCCAATGGCACGCCCGCCAACGGACATCGCGAGGACGATCATGAAACGTCCTTTCAGACGTGGAAGCGGACCAACGTGATTCCGCAGAAGCAGGAAGGCTACGTCACGGTCGTGATCAAACTCTTCATGGGAGACATCACGGCGGACCAAATGCGGTGGGTGGCGGATCTTGCCGAGCGGTATTCCAACGGCAATCTCCGAACGACGATTCATCAAAACCTCGTGATCCGATGGATTCCTGAAGACCGGATCGAAGCCTTGTATCAGGACCTGGCGCTTCAGGGGCTGGCCGATCCGGGAGCCGAGCACGTTGAAGACATCATCGCCTGCCCCGGCACCGATACATGCGGCCTGGGCATCACCTCGTCCAAAGGGATGGCTCGGGGGCTGGCCGAGATTTTCCCGGCCGGACGAGTGCCGGACGATCTGGCCGGAGTCACCGTCAAGATCAGCGGTTGCCATAATTCCTGCGCCCAGCACCACATCGCGACGATCGGACTGCACGGCGTCGGCAAACGGATCGGAGACCATACGCTGCCCATGTATGAACTGCATCTCGGGGGCAAGGTGAACGGCACAGCCAAGATCGGGCAGATGACCGTCAAACTGCCCGCCAAGGCGGTTCCGGCGGCCGTTACGCATTTGATCGACGTGTATCGGAGGGACCGCAAACCGGGCGAAACGATGCCGGCGTTCATCGACCGCGTCGGGAAAAACGACCTGAAGGACGAACTCATTCCCTATACCATCGTTCCCTCTTACGAGGAGGACTCTACGTTTTATTACGACTGGGAAGGGGATGACCCCTTTGTGCTCGAAGACCATGGCCCCGGCGAGTGCGCCGGAGGCGCCCTCGAAATGATCGAAAACGGAATTTTGGAAGCCGATCAAGAGCTCTATTTGGCAAGGCTCCACGTCGAAAAGCACCAGTACGCGGTGGCGGTGAACAAAGCGTATCGAGCCGTGTTGGCCGCCGCGAAAGCTCTGTTGGTGACGGAAGGGCTCGATCCCTCGACCGACTCCGAAACGCTCGGTGAATTCGACGCCCGCATCGCCCAGAAGGGCGTCGTCCCCGCGCAGTATCGAGACCTTGGCGGGCAGGTCGGCGATCTGGGAAGCAAAGAGAGCGGCGAACCATTCGCCAGGGAAAAAATCGCGTTTGCGAAGGGCTTTGTGGATGCCTGCCGGGCCGCGACGGAGCGCATGGGCAAAGATCTCAAGTTGGCGCCGACCGCCGAGACCGCGACGGCGACTTCAACGGCCGAGCCGCAACGGAAACCGGAACCCAAGTCGGAACTTGTCTCTCCCCCTTCGGCTCCGGCCGACGTTCCCGTGTACGACCTGCGGGGCGTGGCTTGTCCGATGAACTACGTCAAAACCAAGCTGAAGCTCGAAATGATGGAGGCGGGCGAGCGGCTCGAAGTTTGGTTGGATGCCGGTGAGCCGATCAAGAACGTGCCGATGAGCCTCAAGAATGATGGGCATAAGGTGCTGTGGGAAGAGGCGCTGGAGCCGGAAGCGACGCACTATCGGCTGTTGGTCGAGAAGGTCGGGGACTAG
- a CDS encoding phosphoadenylyl-sulfate reductase gives MTDSQNSDIAGRLRSWGESFEAKPPQEVLAAAIERYAPNIVLACSFGAEDVVLVDMIHRINASVPLFYLDTEFLFPETYATRDRVIERYGLAPAQVIQVKSLLTPEQQARQYGEALWSKDPDLCCRLRKVEPLAGMLKKFDAWITGIRREQALSRADAGLIEWDAKFGLVKVNPLARWTWADVWTYIKVYEVPYNPLHDRNYPSIGCTHCTKPVSPGEDLRAGRWQGHAKTECGLHRS, from the coding sequence ATGACGGACAGCCAAAATTCGGACATCGCCGGCCGCCTTCGTTCGTGGGGCGAGTCGTTTGAAGCAAAACCGCCGCAAGAGGTGCTGGCGGCCGCCATCGAGCGGTATGCGCCAAACATCGTCCTCGCCTGTAGTTTCGGCGCGGAAGACGTGGTGTTGGTGGACATGATCCATCGGATCAATGCCTCCGTGCCGCTGTTCTATTTGGATACGGAGTTTCTCTTTCCGGAAACGTATGCGACGAGAGATCGCGTCATCGAGCGATACGGACTGGCGCCGGCACAGGTGATCCAGGTCAAATCCTTGCTGACGCCGGAACAACAAGCGCGGCAATACGGCGAGGCGCTGTGGTCCAAAGATCCGGACCTCTGCTGCCGATTGCGGAAAGTCGAGCCGCTCGCCGGAATGCTCAAAAAATTCGATGCGTGGATTACCGGTATTCGCCGTGAGCAGGCTCTCTCCAGAGCCGACGCCGGTCTCATCGAGTGGGATGCCAAGTTCGGCCTGGTCAAAGTCAATCCGCTGGCGCGGTGGACCTGGGCCGACGTGTGGACCTACATCAAGGTCTATGAAGTGCCGTACAACCCCCTCCATGACAGGAACTACCCGAGTATCGGTTGCACCCATTGCACCAAGCCGGTGAGTCCGGGAGAGGACTTGCGCGCCGGTCGCTGGCAAGGCCACGCGAAAACCGAGTGCGGCTTGCATCGGTCGTGA
- the trpD gene encoding anthranilate phosphoribosyltransferase gives MTFQDILAKIAKGPKTSKDLTWDETKRAMRALIEGEATPAQTGAFLIAMRFKSESVAELAGMTAAVRHYVPPLAVPKEIALVDVPTYAGKQDTFHALVAASIVAASAGATVLMHGYDGIPGRPGSAGVLKAMGIPIDSTPRAVTEDLLKKGFAYLDIGIYHPAVYRFLEMRQELGVRNVFHPIARLLNPARASAQVVGLSHPPHFEKTAEALRMLGCPRGFVIRGVEGDPELSLSAVTRVLELRDERITPLGVAPKDFGLALGSSREMAGFPPDQRDREAELLHRILQHQVQGGPKEWVLMNAAMLLYAAGKGQSLSACYPRAKAALEGGAAARKLEELTRETVGA, from the coding sequence ATGACGTTTCAGGACATCCTCGCCAAAATCGCCAAGGGTCCCAAGACGTCCAAGGATTTGACGTGGGATGAAACCAAGCGGGCGATGAGAGCCCTCATCGAAGGCGAAGCGACTCCGGCCCAAACGGGAGCCTTCTTGATCGCCATGCGATTTAAGTCGGAATCGGTCGCGGAATTGGCGGGCATGACGGCCGCCGTGAGACATTATGTGCCTCCTCTCGCGGTTCCGAAAGAAATCGCCCTCGTCGATGTGCCGACCTATGCGGGCAAACAGGACACCTTCCATGCGCTGGTGGCCGCCTCCATTGTCGCCGCTTCCGCCGGGGCTACGGTGCTGATGCACGGCTACGACGGGATTCCCGGAAGGCCTGGCAGCGCCGGGGTGCTGAAGGCGATGGGTATCCCGATCGATTCCACCCCGCGCGCCGTGACCGAGGATCTGCTCAAGAAGGGGTTCGCATATCTGGATATCGGCATCTATCATCCGGCGGTCTATCGATTTCTGGAGATGCGACAGGAGCTGGGCGTGAGGAACGTCTTTCATCCGATCGCCAGATTGCTCAACCCGGCTCGCGCTTCCGCGCAGGTGGTCGGACTGTCGCATCCCCCGCATTTCGAGAAAACGGCCGAAGCGTTGCGCATGCTCGGTTGCCCGAGGGGGTTCGTCATTCGCGGGGTCGAGGGCGATCCGGAACTCTCCCTGTCGGCGGTGACCAGGGTGTTGGAACTGAGGGATGAGCGTATCACGCCTTTGGGAGTGGCTCCCAAGGATTTCGGGCTGGCGCTCGGTTCTTCGCGGGAGATGGCGGGCTTTCCGCCGGATCAACGGGACAGGGAAGCGGAGCTGCTCCACCGTATTCTTCAGCATCAGGTGCAGGGGGGACCCAAGGAATGGGTTCTGATGAACGCGGCGATGTTGCTGTACGCGGCGGGAAAGGGGCAATCGCTCTCGGCCTGCTACCCCCGGGCCAAGGCGGCGCTTGAAGGGGGAGCGGCGGCTCGGAAATTAGAAGAGTTGACCCGGGAAACGGTGGGGGCTTAG
- the cysD gene encoding sulfate adenylyltransferase subunit CysD: protein MKHLHWLEDQSVYILREAYKHFDNLAMLWSIGKDSTVLLWLVRKAFFGHVPFPLIHIDTSYKIPAMIEYRDRLAREWRLNLVVGQNKEALAAGMNHTMGRDVCCTALKTMALKNLIESKGYTGIILGVRADEDSTRAKERYFSPRDKHGDWDFRDQPPELWNQFKTTFPPGTHIRIHPLLDWTEVNIWEYIKAENIPFIDLYLDKGDGTRYRSLGCAPCTTPVKSTAKTVDEIIEELRATNIAERAGRAQDAGRGMEMLRKKGYM from the coding sequence GTGAAACATCTGCATTGGTTGGAAGACCAAAGCGTGTACATCCTTCGGGAGGCCTACAAGCACTTTGACAACCTGGCCATGCTGTGGTCGATCGGGAAGGATTCGACCGTTCTATTGTGGTTGGTCCGCAAGGCGTTTTTCGGCCATGTTCCGTTCCCGCTGATCCACATCGACACCAGCTACAAGATTCCCGCCATGATCGAGTACCGAGACCGATTGGCCCGCGAGTGGCGGTTGAATTTGGTCGTGGGCCAGAACAAGGAGGCGCTGGCGGCCGGGATGAATCACACGATGGGACGCGACGTCTGTTGCACGGCGCTCAAGACGATGGCGTTAAAAAATCTGATCGAGTCGAAAGGGTACACCGGCATCATTTTGGGCGTGCGCGCCGATGAAGACAGCACCAGGGCCAAAGAGCGATACTTCTCGCCCCGCGACAAACACGGAGACTGGGATTTCCGCGATCAGCCGCCGGAACTGTGGAACCAGTTCAAAACGACGTTCCCGCCGGGGACCCATATCCGAATCCACCCTCTGCTTGATTGGACGGAAGTCAACATCTGGGAATACATCAAGGCCGAGAATATCCCCTTTATCGATCTGTACTTGGACAAGGGGGACGGCACACGCTACCGGAGTCTGGGGTGCGCTCCCTGCACGACGCCCGTAAAGTCCACCGCCAAGACGGTGGATGAGATCATCGAAGAGCTGCGGGCGACGAATATCGCGGAACGGGCCGGACGAGCCCAGGACGCGGGACGCGGCATGGAGATGCTCCGGAAGAAAGGGTACATGTAA